The proteins below come from a single Agrococcus beijingensis genomic window:
- the pth gene encoding aminoacyl-tRNA hydrolase — protein sequence MTQTWLVVGLGNPGPDYARTRHNIGQMALAELERRGGATAKRHGKAEALVAESRVIGGPKVVTAFPTTFMNRSGGPVAKLMDYYGVELEHVIVLHDELDLPLGEVRLKQGGGHGGHNGMRDIIAARGPDVLRVRLGIGRPPGRQDPADYVLKPFAKAEQEEADLLVQLGADAVERIIAEGFLTAQQRIHSPS from the coding sequence ATGACGCAGACGTGGCTCGTGGTCGGGCTCGGGAATCCCGGGCCCGACTACGCGCGCACGCGCCACAACATCGGGCAGATGGCGCTCGCCGAGCTCGAGCGCCGCGGCGGCGCGACTGCCAAGCGGCACGGCAAGGCCGAGGCGCTCGTCGCCGAGTCGCGGGTGATCGGCGGCCCCAAGGTGGTCACCGCGTTCCCGACCACCTTCATGAACCGCTCCGGCGGCCCGGTCGCGAAGCTCATGGACTACTACGGCGTCGAGCTCGAGCACGTCATCGTGCTGCACGACGAGCTCGACCTGCCGCTGGGCGAGGTGCGCCTCAAGCAGGGCGGCGGGCACGGCGGCCACAATGGCATGCGCGACATCATCGCCGCGCGGGGGCCCGACGTGCTGCGCGTGCGCCTCGGCATCGGACGCCCGCCCGGCCGTCAGGATCCCGCCGACTACGTGCTCAAGCCCTTCGCGAAGGCCGAGCAGGAGGAGGCCGACCTGCTCGTGCAGCTGGGCGCCGACGCGGTCGAGCGCATCATCGCCGAGGGCTTCCTCACCGCCCAGCAGCGCATCCACTCGCCGTCCTGA
- a CDS encoding L-idonate 5-dehydrogenase translates to MIENLALVAHAKEDVRVEPLPEPAPEPSEAVVEIAYGGICGSDLHYWLHGAAGQSILREPMVLGHEIVGTVLAAAADGSGPAVGARVAVHPATPIDDGSAPFPADRPNLSPAGTYLGSAARLPHTDGAFARRVALPARMLRAIPDGLSLRLAVLAEPAAVAWHGVGQAGDVAGRRVLVIGTGPIGALAIAVAKHHGAAEIVATDLHEHPRSLATRLGARALDATDAQAIAAVHADVVIESSGTVPGLAAAISGARRGGTVVMLGLQRAGDVAVPMASAIARELTLVGSFRFNDEIDEVLAALADGSLDAEAVISHELPIDQAREALVLARDASVSSKVLLTFAADAHEGVKA, encoded by the coding sequence ATGATCGAGAACCTGGCGCTGGTCGCCCACGCGAAGGAGGACGTGCGCGTCGAGCCGCTGCCCGAGCCCGCTCCGGAGCCCTCGGAGGCGGTGGTCGAGATCGCCTACGGCGGCATCTGCGGCTCCGACCTGCACTACTGGCTGCACGGCGCGGCCGGCCAGTCGATCCTGCGAGAGCCGATGGTGCTCGGGCACGAGATCGTCGGCACCGTGCTGGCCGCCGCGGCCGACGGCTCGGGGCCGGCTGTCGGCGCCCGCGTCGCCGTGCACCCCGCGACGCCCATCGACGACGGCTCGGCGCCGTTCCCCGCCGACCGGCCGAACCTCAGCCCCGCAGGCACCTACCTCGGGTCGGCCGCGCGGCTGCCGCACACCGACGGCGCCTTCGCCCGGCGCGTGGCGCTGCCGGCCCGCATGCTGCGGGCGATCCCCGACGGGCTCTCGCTGCGCCTCGCGGTGCTCGCCGAGCCCGCGGCCGTCGCCTGGCACGGCGTCGGCCAGGCGGGCGACGTCGCCGGCCGCAGGGTGCTCGTGATCGGCACCGGCCCGATCGGGGCGCTCGCGATCGCGGTCGCCAAGCACCACGGCGCCGCCGAGATCGTCGCGACCGACCTGCACGAGCACCCGCGATCGCTCGCGACGCGACTGGGGGCACGCGCCCTCGATGCGACGGATGCGCAGGCCATCGCGGCCGTGCACGCCGACGTGGTCATCGAGTCGTCGGGCACCGTGCCGGGGCTCGCCGCCGCCATCAGCGGTGCCCGCCGCGGCGGCACGGTCGTGATGCTGGGGCTGCAGCGCGCGGGCGACGTCGCCGTGCCGATGGCGAGCGCCATCGCGCGCGAGCTGACCCTGGTCGGCTCGTTCCGCTTCAACGACGAGATCGACGAGGTGCTGGCGGCGCTGGCCGACGGCTCGCTCGACGCGGAGGCGGTGATCAGCCACGAGCTGCCGATCGATCAGGCCCGCGAGGCGCTCGTGCTCGCGCGCGACGCATCCGTATCCTCGAAGGTGCTGCTGACGTTCGCGGCCGACGCACACGAAGGAGTGAAGGCATGA
- a CDS encoding gluconokinase: MSETRYPSMIIMGVQGSGKSTIGKALADRLNIDFIDGDDLHPKANKDKMGAGHPLTDEDRVPWLKVIGDTIAAGRAEGRITIVACSALKRWYRELLRSSDQQLVFLHLVGDRGVLANRLAHRDHEFMPSTLLDSQMETLEPLAEWEQGIAISIDQSPEAIVDEVSRILIARAAGRDVLPGPATTLTGTIELPGA; the protein is encoded by the coding sequence ATGAGCGAGACGCGCTACCCGTCGATGATCATCATGGGCGTGCAGGGCTCCGGCAAGTCGACCATCGGCAAGGCGCTCGCCGACCGGCTCAACATCGACTTCATCGATGGCGACGACCTGCACCCGAAGGCCAACAAGGACAAGATGGGCGCGGGGCATCCGCTCACCGACGAGGATCGCGTGCCGTGGCTGAAGGTCATCGGCGACACGATCGCCGCCGGCCGCGCCGAGGGCCGCATCACGATCGTCGCCTGCTCGGCGCTCAAGCGCTGGTACCGCGAGCTGCTGCGCTCGAGCGACCAGCAGCTCGTGTTCCTGCACCTGGTGGGCGACAGGGGGGTGCTCGCGAACCGGCTCGCGCACCGCGACCACGAGTTCATGCCCTCCACGCTGCTCGACAGCCAGATGGAGACGCTCGAGCCCCTCGCCGAGTGGGAGCAGGGCATCGCCATCTCGATCGACCAGTCGCCCGAGGCCATCGTCGACGAGGTCTCGCGCATCCTGATCGCCCGCGCGGCCGGCCGCGACGTGCTGCCCGGGCCGGCGACGACGCTCACCGGCACCATCGAGCTGCCCGGCGCCTGA
- a CDS encoding D-2-hydroxyacid dehydrogenase gives MPEHTLKVAAAVTLDDASADRIRELEPRVELLRDTSLTRPWRWHGDWEGDPDWERTPERQSAYEAMLDGADALFGIPDVDPVALTRAVRGNAGLRWVHTTAAGGGGQVRAARLSEAELARVAVTTSAGVHASTLAEWALFGVLAGAKDLRRLERDQADRHWSDGRRMMRHVGEMTVLIVGTGGIGKVCAARFSALGATVWGTTRRDEPVAHVDRLVPIERLAEAAAQVDAIVNTLPGTELTEGLLGEAVLGGVRDDTILVNVGRGTVVDEAALLTALDAGRVGFAALDVTATEPLPHDSALWTHPNVLISPHTAALSRQEPRRIAELFAANATRLLDGEPLHNVMSTKEFY, from the coding sequence ATGCCAGAGCACACCCTGAAGGTCGCGGCCGCCGTGACCCTCGACGACGCATCCGCCGACCGCATCCGCGAGCTCGAGCCTCGCGTCGAGCTGCTGCGCGACACCTCGCTGACGCGGCCGTGGCGCTGGCACGGCGACTGGGAGGGCGACCCCGACTGGGAGCGCACGCCAGAGCGGCAGAGCGCCTACGAGGCGATGCTCGACGGGGCGGATGCGCTCTTCGGCATCCCGGACGTCGACCCGGTGGCGCTGACCCGCGCCGTGCGCGGCAACGCGGGGCTGCGCTGGGTGCACACGACTGCCGCCGGCGGCGGCGGCCAGGTGCGCGCCGCGCGCCTCAGCGAGGCGGAGCTCGCGCGCGTCGCGGTCACCACGAGCGCCGGCGTGCACGCGTCGACCCTCGCCGAGTGGGCGCTGTTCGGCGTGCTCGCGGGCGCGAAGGACCTGCGCCGGCTCGAGCGCGACCAGGCGGATCGGCACTGGTCCGACGGCCGCCGCATGATGCGGCACGTGGGCGAGATGACCGTGCTCATCGTCGGCACGGGCGGCATCGGCAAGGTCTGCGCCGCGCGGTTCTCGGCGCTCGGCGCGACCGTCTGGGGAACCACCCGCCGCGACGAGCCGGTCGCGCACGTCGACCGGCTGGTGCCGATCGAGCGGCTCGCCGAGGCCGCCGCGCAGGTCGACGCGATCGTCAACACGCTGCCGGGCACCGAGCTGACGGAGGGGCTCCTCGGCGAGGCGGTCCTCGGCGGCGTCCGCGACGACACGATCCTGGTGAACGTGGGCCGCGGCACCGTGGTCGACGAGGCCGCGCTGCTGACCGCCCTCGACGCCGGGCGCGTCGGCTTCGCCGCCCTCGATGTCACCGCGACCGAGCCGCTGCCGCACGACAGCGCCCTGTGGACGCATCCGAACGTCCTGATCAGCCCCCACACGGCGGCGCTCTCGCGGCAGGAGCCCCGCCGCATCGCCGAGCTCTTCGCCGCGAACGCGACCCGCCTGCTCGACGGCGAGCCGCTGCACAACGTGATGAGCACGAAGGAGTTCTACTGA
- a CDS encoding TIGR03557 family F420-dependent LLM class oxidoreductase yields the protein MQIGYKLFAEDVAPNELIRRAVEAERVGFDFVEISDHFHPWLPEHQHSPFAWAILSAIAAKTLTLRLATGVTCPSIRYHPAIIAQAAATLQIISDGRFTLGVGAGERLSERIVGQGWPEVGDRHQRLREAIEIIRLLWSGGTHSYRGEFLELHDARVYDLPDALPEIVVAAGGPQAAALAAELGDGLFATDPDASLLEAWRAVGGDGPRYGEVPTAFAPDERAGAEAAHRRFRFGPLGWKVLAELPDPTAFDQATQHVRVDDMTDAFACGPDVERHVEVFDGFREAGFDHLALMDGGPDPDAFFAFFADQLGPRLRQG from the coding sequence ATGCAGATCGGGTACAAGCTCTTCGCCGAGGACGTCGCGCCGAACGAGCTGATCAGGCGAGCCGTCGAGGCCGAGCGGGTCGGCTTCGACTTCGTCGAGATCAGCGACCACTTCCATCCCTGGCTGCCGGAGCACCAGCACTCGCCGTTCGCGTGGGCGATCCTGTCGGCGATCGCGGCGAAGACCTTGACGCTGCGGCTCGCCACCGGCGTCACCTGCCCCTCGATCCGCTACCACCCGGCGATCATCGCGCAGGCGGCGGCGACGCTGCAGATCATCTCCGACGGCCGCTTCACGCTCGGCGTCGGCGCGGGGGAGCGGCTCAGCGAGCGCATCGTCGGCCAGGGCTGGCCCGAGGTGGGCGACCGTCATCAGCGCCTGCGCGAGGCGATCGAGATCATCCGGCTGCTGTGGTCGGGCGGCACCCACTCGTACCGCGGCGAGTTCCTCGAGCTGCACGATGCGCGCGTCTACGACCTGCCGGATGCGCTGCCCGAGATCGTCGTGGCGGCCGGCGGGCCGCAGGCGGCGGCGCTCGCAGCAGAGCTGGGCGACGGGCTGTTCGCCACCGATCCCGACGCGTCGCTGCTCGAGGCGTGGCGGGCCGTGGGCGGCGACGGTCCGCGCTACGGCGAGGTGCCGACCGCCTTCGCGCCCGACGAGCGCGCCGGCGCCGAGGCCGCGCACCGCCGGTTCCGCTTCGGGCCGCTGGGCTGGAAGGTGCTGGCCGAGCTGCCCGACCCGACCGCGTTCGACCAGGCGACGCAGCACGTTCGCGTCGACGACATGACGGATGCGTTCGCCTGCGGCCCCGACGTCGAGCGGCACGTCGAGGTCTTCGACGGCTTCCGCGAAGCCGGCTTCGACCACCTCGCGCTCATGGACGGCGGCCCCGACCCGGATGCCTTCTTCGCGTTCTTCGCCGACCAGCTCGGACCGCGCCTGCGGCAGGGCTGA
- the mfd gene encoding transcription-repair coupling factor, whose amino-acid sequence MSLKPLLDLLERGALEPVVAASRGGALSGIEAMRAPVVATIAGGHDRPLLVITATRREADAVRDDLLAWLPEAQVLELPAWETLPHERLSPSAETVGQRGATLRAVAERTPGVPTVVIASVRAALQPVADNLLDVQPVELVAGSRGVDLAALSRSLVDLAYLRVDMVTRRGEFAVRGGIVDVFSPAADHPVRIELFGDEVEQMRWFHVADQRSDATPIERIVLPPSREMLLTDAVRQRARELAPEFPGIQQMLEKIAEGIPVEGMESLAPALLPRLVPVTHYLPGAGVVVLGPERIRDRVASLNDTNQEFLEAAWSAATAGGQAPVDLRSGFLSLDELRDAVSAPWWTFSTLQADDSVTGIDALPVPSFAGRADGAVDHLRERAREGWRIVVTAAGHGLVERAAQVLGEREVAARTVEALPAELEPGIVHVTQASVEHGFSLPDERIELVSEAEFFGRAVGVDARQPHKLAARRRSVVDPLQLKPGDYVVHETHGVGRFVELTQRTVSTGGRNPVKTKREYLVIEYAASKRGHPGDRLSVPTDQLDQLNRYVGGEAPQLSKMGGSDWQQSKAKARKAVRDIAVELVQLYSKRMASKGRSFGPDTPWQRELEDAFPYAETPDQLTTIDEVKRDMERSVPMDRLLSGDVGYGKTEVAVRAAFKAVQDGTQVAVLVPTTLLVRQHFETFAARFAGFPVQVRALSRFQSDKEVRETMAGIADGTVDVVIGTHRILSESVQFKELGLVIIDEEQRFGVEHKEKLKAMKANVDVLSMSATPIPRTLEMAVTGIREMSTLATPPEARHPVLTFVGAYNEQQVAAAIRRELLREGQVFFVHNRVSSINRVAARLAELVPEARIGVAHGKMAEAQLERVIVDFWEKQYDVLVSTTIVETGLDIPNANTLILDHAERYGLSQLHQLRGRVGRGRERAYAYFLYDADKPLSETAHDRLETIAVHNELGAGMQVALKDLEIRGAGNLLGGEQSGHIAGVGFDLYLRMVGEAVALFRGEEDEGPRELRLELPVDAVIPEDYVDAERLRLEAYQKLSAAASSRDDGAIDHVLDELRDRYGEPPAQVDALVAVARLRRKAQRAKLSEVITVGPNLRVGPAELADSVQLRLRRMYPEAKVNVQAKTIVVPIPTAGGGRLAGTAAEPLPDTELIAWVDGLLTAIFPPPKPAVEGDA is encoded by the coding sequence GTGAGCCTCAAGCCTCTCCTCGACCTCCTGGAGCGCGGCGCGCTCGAGCCGGTGGTCGCCGCCTCCCGTGGCGGGGCGCTCAGCGGCATCGAGGCGATGCGCGCGCCGGTGGTGGCCACGATCGCCGGCGGCCACGACCGCCCGCTGCTGGTCATCACCGCCACGCGCCGCGAGGCCGATGCCGTGCGCGACGACCTGCTCGCCTGGCTGCCCGAGGCGCAGGTGCTCGAGCTGCCCGCCTGGGAGACGCTGCCGCACGAGCGGCTGAGCCCGTCCGCCGAGACCGTGGGTCAGCGGGGCGCCACGCTCCGCGCCGTGGCCGAGCGCACGCCCGGCGTGCCGACCGTCGTCATCGCGTCGGTGCGCGCCGCGCTGCAGCCGGTCGCCGACAACCTGCTCGACGTGCAGCCGGTCGAGCTGGTCGCCGGATCCCGCGGCGTCGACCTCGCGGCGCTGTCACGCAGCCTCGTCGACCTCGCGTACCTGCGCGTCGACATGGTCACGCGGCGCGGTGAGTTCGCCGTGCGCGGCGGCATCGTCGACGTCTTCAGCCCCGCCGCCGACCACCCGGTGCGCATCGAGCTGTTCGGCGACGAGGTCGAGCAGATGCGCTGGTTCCACGTCGCCGACCAGCGCTCCGACGCCACGCCGATCGAGCGGATCGTGCTGCCGCCGAGCCGCGAGATGCTGCTGACGGATGCGGTGCGCCAGCGGGCGCGCGAGCTCGCTCCCGAGTTCCCCGGCATCCAGCAGATGCTGGAGAAGATCGCCGAGGGCATCCCGGTCGAGGGCATGGAGTCGCTCGCGCCGGCGCTGCTGCCGCGCCTCGTGCCCGTCACCCACTACCTGCCCGGCGCGGGCGTCGTGGTGCTCGGTCCCGAGCGCATCCGCGACCGCGTCGCCAGCCTCAACGACACGAACCAGGAGTTCCTCGAGGCCGCGTGGAGCGCCGCGACCGCGGGGGGCCAGGCGCCGGTCGACCTGCGCAGCGGCTTCCTCAGCCTCGACGAGCTGCGCGACGCGGTCAGCGCGCCCTGGTGGACGTTCTCGACCCTGCAGGCCGACGACTCGGTGACGGGCATCGACGCGCTGCCGGTGCCGAGCTTCGCGGGCAGGGCAGACGGCGCGGTCGACCACCTGCGCGAGCGCGCCCGCGAGGGCTGGCGCATCGTCGTCACCGCGGCCGGCCACGGGCTCGTCGAGCGCGCCGCTCAGGTGCTGGGGGAGCGCGAGGTGGCCGCGCGCACCGTCGAGGCGCTGCCCGCAGAGCTCGAGCCCGGGATCGTGCACGTCACCCAGGCGTCGGTCGAGCACGGCTTCTCGCTGCCCGACGAGCGCATCGAGCTCGTGAGCGAGGCAGAGTTCTTCGGCCGCGCCGTCGGCGTCGACGCACGTCAGCCGCACAAGCTCGCCGCCCGCCGCCGCTCGGTCGTCGACCCGCTGCAGCTGAAGCCCGGCGACTACGTCGTGCACGAGACGCACGGCGTCGGCCGCTTCGTCGAGCTCACGCAGCGCACCGTCTCGACCGGTGGCCGCAACCCCGTGAAGACCAAACGCGAGTACCTCGTGATCGAGTACGCCGCATCGAAGCGCGGTCACCCCGGCGACCGGCTCTCGGTGCCCACCGACCAGCTCGACCAGCTCAACCGCTATGTCGGCGGCGAGGCGCCGCAGCTGTCGAAGATGGGCGGCAGCGACTGGCAGCAGTCGAAGGCGAAGGCGCGCAAGGCCGTCCGCGACATCGCGGTCGAGCTCGTGCAGCTCTACTCGAAGCGCATGGCCTCCAAGGGCCGGTCGTTCGGGCCCGACACCCCCTGGCAGCGTGAGCTCGAGGACGCGTTCCCGTACGCCGAGACGCCCGACCAGCTGACCACCATCGACGAGGTCAAGCGCGACATGGAGCGCTCGGTGCCGATGGACCGGCTGCTCTCCGGCGACGTCGGCTACGGCAAGACCGAGGTCGCGGTGCGCGCCGCCTTCAAGGCCGTGCAGGACGGCACGCAGGTGGCGGTGCTGGTGCCGACGACGCTGCTCGTGCGCCAGCACTTCGAGACCTTCGCGGCCCGCTTCGCCGGCTTCCCCGTGCAGGTGCGCGCGCTCAGCCGCTTCCAGTCCGACAAGGAGGTGCGCGAGACGATGGCGGGCATCGCCGACGGCACCGTCGACGTCGTCATCGGCACCCACCGCATCCTCTCGGAGAGCGTGCAGTTCAAGGAGCTGGGCCTGGTGATCATCGACGAGGAGCAGCGCTTCGGCGTCGAGCACAAGGAGAAGCTCAAGGCTATGAAGGCCAACGTCGACGTGCTCTCGATGTCGGCCACCCCCATCCCCCGCACCCTCGAGATGGCGGTCACCGGCATCCGCGAGATGTCGACGCTCGCCACCCCGCCCGAGGCCCGGCACCCGGTGCTCACCTTCGTCGGCGCCTACAACGAGCAGCAGGTCGCCGCCGCGATCCGCCGCGAGCTGCTGCGCGAGGGCCAGGTGTTCTTCGTGCACAACCGGGTCTCGTCGATCAACCGCGTCGCGGCGCGGCTGGCCGAGCTCGTGCCCGAGGCCCGCATCGGCGTCGCCCACGGCAAGATGGCCGAGGCGCAGCTCGAGCGGGTGATCGTCGACTTCTGGGAGAAGCAGTACGACGTGCTCGTCTCGACCACCATCGTCGAGACCGGCCTCGACATCCCCAACGCCAACACCCTCATCCTCGACCACGCGGAGCGCTACGGCCTCAGTCAGCTGCACCAGCTGCGCGGCCGGGTGGGCCGTGGCCGTGAGCGCGCCTACGCGTACTTCCTCTACGACGCCGACAAGCCGCTCTCCGAGACCGCGCACGACCGGCTCGAGACCATCGCTGTGCACAACGAGCTGGGCGCCGGCATGCAGGTGGCGCTGAAGGACCTCGAGATCCGCGGCGCCGGCAACCTGCTCGGCGGCGAGCAGTCGGGCCACATCGCCGGCGTCGGCTTCGACCTCTACCTGCGCATGGTGGGGGAGGCGGTGGCGCTGTTCCGCGGCGAGGAGGACGAGGGGCCGCGCGAGCTGCGGCTCGAGCTGCCCGTCGACGCGGTGATCCCGGAGGACTACGTCGACGCCGAGCGGCTGCGCCTCGAGGCCTACCAGAAGCTCTCGGCCGCCGCCTCGAGCCGCGACGACGGCGCCATCGACCACGTGCTCGACGAGCTGCGCGACCGCTACGGCGAGCCGCCGGCGCAGGTCGACGCGCTGGTCGCCGTCGCCCGCCTGCGGCGCAAGGCGCAGCGCGCGAAGCTGTCGGAGGTCATCACGGTCGGCCCGAACCTGCGCGTCGGCCCGGCGGAGCTCGCCGACTCGGTGCAGCTGCGCCTGCGCCGCATGTACCCGGAGGCCAAGGTCAACGTGCAGGCGAAGACGATCGTCGTGCCGATCCCGACCGCCGGCGGCGGCAGGCTCGCCGGCACGGCTGCCGAGCCACTGCCCGACACCGAGCTCATCGCCTGGGTCGACGGACTGCTGACGGCGATCTTCCCGCCGCCCAAGCCGGCCGTCGAGGGCGACGCGTGA
- a CDS encoding GntP family permease, whose protein sequence is MDDLVLNWDLGTGGLLLLAAGAIALLLVLIMTFKIHAFLALMITSLLTAVAAGIPFDQLIPAISFGFNPTLGSVMLLVALGAMLGRMIETSGGARVLTDKLIGRFGEQRAGMAVGVASLLMGFPIFFDAGLVVMMPIIYAVARRLGGSLLSVAFPSALAFSAMHIFVPPHPGPVSASAILGADVGLVLILGLVVALPVWYLVGVLFGGWVGRRYNIPVPTILDGSAEDHKEMESNPSFGKIITLLVLPLVLILMNTGLNMYASTTDDADAFKALPVVALLRALGETPIALLITVIVSMWLLGWGMGKSGTLIEKVADSALGPICSVVLVTGAGGMFGGVLRVTGIGNAIADSLNSIGMPVIVAAFLISLIVRIAQGSATVALTTAASLMAGVVVDGGFNPVEVAAIVLATAAGSVGFSHVNDSGFWLVSKFFGLDVKTTLKTWTVAQGLMAIIGFAISFVIYLIAGMFG, encoded by the coding sequence ATGGACGATCTGGTCCTCAACTGGGATCTCGGCACGGGAGGGCTGCTGCTGCTCGCGGCCGGCGCCATCGCGCTGCTCCTGGTGCTGATCATGACCTTCAAGATCCACGCCTTCCTGGCGCTGATGATCACGAGCCTGCTGACCGCGGTCGCGGCCGGCATCCCGTTCGACCAGCTGATCCCCGCCATCTCCTTCGGCTTCAACCCGACGCTCGGCAGCGTGATGCTGCTGGTCGCGCTCGGCGCGATGCTCGGCCGCATGATCGAGACCTCGGGCGGCGCGCGGGTGCTGACCGACAAGCTGATCGGGCGCTTCGGCGAGCAGCGGGCCGGCATGGCCGTCGGCGTCGCGAGCCTGCTGATGGGCTTCCCGATCTTCTTCGACGCCGGCCTGGTCGTCATGATGCCGATCATCTACGCCGTCGCGCGTCGACTCGGGGGCTCGCTGCTGAGCGTCGCGTTCCCCTCGGCCCTCGCGTTCAGCGCCATGCACATCTTCGTGCCGCCGCACCCGGGCCCGGTCTCCGCATCCGCCATCCTGGGCGCCGACGTGGGCCTCGTGCTCATCCTCGGCCTCGTCGTGGCGCTGCCCGTCTGGTACCTGGTGGGCGTGCTCTTCGGCGGCTGGGTCGGTCGTCGCTACAACATCCCCGTGCCGACGATCCTCGACGGCTCTGCCGAGGACCACAAGGAGATGGAGTCGAACCCCTCCTTCGGCAAGATCATCACGCTGCTGGTGCTGCCGCTCGTGCTCATCCTCATGAACACCGGCCTCAACATGTACGCCTCGACCACCGACGACGCGGATGCGTTCAAGGCACTGCCCGTCGTGGCGCTGCTGCGCGCGCTCGGCGAGACCCCGATCGCGCTGCTGATCACCGTCATCGTGTCGATGTGGCTGCTCGGCTGGGGCATGGGCAAGTCGGGCACGCTGATCGAGAAGGTCGCCGACAGCGCGCTCGGCCCGATCTGCTCGGTCGTGCTCGTCACCGGCGCCGGCGGCATGTTCGGCGGCGTGCTGCGCGTCACCGGCATCGGCAACGCGATCGCCGACTCGTTGAACTCGATCGGCATGCCGGTCATCGTCGCGGCGTTCCTCATCTCGCTCATCGTGCGCATCGCGCAGGGCTCGGCCACGGTCGCGCTCACCACGGCCGCATCGCTGATGGCGGGCGTGGTGGTCGACGGCGGCTTCAACCCGGTCGAGGTCGCTGCGATCGTGCTCGCCACGGCGGCCGGCTCGGTCGGCTTCAGCCACGTCAACGACTCGGGCTTCTGGCTGGTCAGCAAGTTCTTCGGCCTCGACGTCAAGACGACGCTGAAGACCTGGACGGTCGCGCAGGGCCTGATGGCCATCATCGGCTTCGCGATCTCGTTCGTCATCTACCTGATCGCCGGCATGTTCGGCTGA
- a CDS encoding glucose 1-dehydrogenase, whose translation MGDGMPPDRTTSRGTALFDLTGRIALVTGSSQGIGRALAQGLAEAGATVVVHGRDRRKAERAAAEIAGSTGREAHVAIFDVTDAAAVDAGIADVEARLGTPDILVNNAGIQRRNPIAEFTDADWHDLVATNLTSAFLLSRRVAKGMIERGSGRIVSIGSVQSQLARPSIAPYSATKGAIVMLTKGLCADLAPHGISVNALAPGYFATELTQKLVDDQEFSAWVAQRTPAGRWGRVEDLVGTLVFLSSDASAFVNGQTIYVDGGMTAVV comes from the coding sequence ATGGGCGACGGCATGCCTCCCGACCGCACGACTTCCAGAGGCACCGCGCTGTTCGACCTGACGGGCCGCATCGCGCTCGTCACCGGCTCGAGCCAGGGCATCGGCCGTGCGCTCGCGCAGGGCCTCGCCGAGGCCGGCGCGACCGTCGTCGTGCACGGCCGCGACCGCCGGAAGGCCGAGCGGGCCGCCGCCGAGATCGCCGGCTCGACCGGCCGCGAGGCGCACGTCGCGATCTTCGACGTGACGGATGCGGCTGCGGTCGATGCCGGGATCGCCGACGTCGAGGCGCGGCTCGGCACCCCCGACATCCTCGTCAACAACGCCGGGATCCAGCGGCGCAACCCGATCGCCGAGTTCACCGACGCGGATTGGCACGACCTGGTCGCCACCAACCTGACGAGCGCGTTCCTGCTCTCGCGCCGGGTGGCGAAGGGCATGATCGAGCGCGGCTCGGGCCGCATCGTCTCGATCGGCAGCGTGCAGTCGCAGCTCGCCCGCCCCTCGATCGCGCCGTACAGCGCCACGAAGGGCGCGATCGTCATGCTGACGAAGGGCCTCTGCGCCGACCTCGCCCCGCACGGCATCAGCGTCAACGCGCTCGCCCCGGGCTACTTCGCGACCGAGCTCACCCAGAAGCTCGTCGACGACCAGGAGTTCTCGGCGTGGGTCGCACAGCGCACGCCCGCCGGGCGATGGGGCAGGGTCGAGGATCTCGTCGGCACGCTCGTGTTCCTGTCGAGCGACGCGAGCGCCTTCGTCAACGGCCAGACGATCTACGTCGACGGCGGCATGACCGCGGTCGTGTGA
- a CDS encoding 50S ribosomal protein L25/general stress protein Ctc: protein MSNEDNKLAAEVRTAFGKGAARKIRAIGSVPAVLYGHGTEPQHLTLNAHEVFLRVRHSNAIFDLQVDGKSQLALVKDVQRNPVLQGVQAIEHLDLVIVKRGEKVVVDVPVHVEGESAPGTITNLELTSLSIEVEALHIPDSITLSIEGLEEGAHVLAGDIELPKGSTLLTDPETLIVGIMVPAAPSDGEDEAAAPAAPAEGESAE from the coding sequence ATGAGCAACGAAGACAACAAGCTGGCCGCTGAGGTCCGCACGGCCTTCGGCAAGGGCGCGGCACGCAAGATCCGCGCGATCGGCAGCGTTCCCGCGGTCCTCTACGGCCACGGCACCGAGCCCCAGCACCTCACGCTGAACGCCCACGAGGTGTTCCTGCGCGTGCGCCACTCCAACGCCATCTTCGACCTGCAGGTCGACGGCAAGTCGCAGCTCGCGCTCGTCAAGGACGTGCAGCGCAACCCGGTGCTCCAGGGCGTCCAGGCCATCGAGCACCTCGACCTCGTGATCGTCAAGCGCGGCGAGAAGGTCGTCGTCGACGTGCCCGTCCACGTCGAGGGCGAGTCGGCTCCCGGCACGATCACCAACCTCGAGCTGACCTCGCTGTCGATCGAGGTCGAGGCGCTGCACATCCCCGACTCCATCACGCTCTCGATCGAGGGCCTCGAGGAGGGCGCGCACGTGCTCGCCGGCGACATCGAGCTGCCCAAGGGCTCGACGCTGCTCACCGACCCCGAGACGCTCATCGTCGGCATCATGGTGCCCGCGGCCCCGAGCGACGGCGAGGACGAGGCAGCTGCCCCCGCCGCCCCCGCTGAGGGCGAGTCGGCGGAGTAG